The window ATAGAGGCTGTAGCTACAGTATGCAGCATTGCTGGTGCTTGTATATCATcgttctcatcttcttcatcttctatCTCCCAGAGGAAATTAGCATAAGCTGCATGTATGTGGCTGTCAACACATCAAAGATGAAGAGGTCAGTTCTTGAAATAAATAACAACTTGTTCTTGAATTGTATTTCTATAATAAAGCTTATTCTCAGTAGAGTATGAGAAGCGAACCTGTCACTAGAGGCAGCTTGAACTGCTCTTTCAAAATAGCTCGTGGCTCTATCTTCATCGCAGTGAAGCTCCCATATTAGTTTAGCGTACTGTGAAAGAATTTCACCATCACTTGGATCTGCTAAAATAGCTCTTGAGTAGTATTCCTCTGCCTCTTTAAGATCTTTCTTTATCTGCTCCAACATGAAAGAAGATAATTAGCAAAAGCATAGGTAGCTATTCTGGACTCCCAAGATGCTATTAAACAACAGTAGCTTAATTAAGGAAGCATAAAGACTCACTTGGTATAAAAAGTTGGCATAATTCCTCAAGAATAGAGAATTGCCAGGATTCTCTTCCAACATCCTCTTGTAATACTCTTCTATGTGGAGCCCCGGGCTGTCGCCACCACTTTCCCTATCAAAGGCTACGGGCCGATAAccgcctcctcctcctcctcctccgttGCCCCAGCCTCCATAGGGgccaccatcatcaaaacaacCAATATCAGCAACCCCAATTCCTCTGGCTAGGTACATTTCTTCTCTGCCTTCAACAATTTCTAACTTTAAATTTTGACTCACATAACTCATTTCCTCTTTTAGACCATTAGTTCCCAAACTGTACTGCTTACTAATGTAACCAAAGTCATCAtcttcatcttcctcatcatAGCTGTCGTCGTCCGAATGAAACTCCCTTGAATTGTGAATGTTGAAAGATGGAATGGTTT is drawn from Nicotiana tabacum cultivar K326 chromosome 22, ASM71507v2, whole genome shotgun sequence and contains these coding sequences:
- the LOC107762264 gene encoding uncharacterized protein LOC107762264, whose translation is MMLRSSSTPLLRSLLSESPSNHTPNSIHHSYTKLSCNHGGYQNYTKISNSPISPSVSELSNGRQLASHGFRRAQSEGNLEGLAKASTEEVDEFSLSKLPKRLVRKPHKAFLETIPSFNIHNSREFHSDDDSYDEEDEDDDFGYISKQYSLGTNGLKEEMSYVSQNLKLEIVEGREEMYLARGIGVADIGCFDDGGPYGGWGNGGGGGGGGYRPVAFDRESGGDSPGLHIEEYYKRMLEENPGNSLFLRNYANFLYQIKKDLKEAEEYYSRAILADPSDGEILSQYAKLIWELHCDEDRATSYFERAVQAASSDSHIHAAYANFLWEIEDEEDENDDIQAPAMLHTVATASITA